The DNA sequence ACGTGCCCGAGCCCACGCTGAGCTTCCCGGGCATCAACGAGTTCCTGGCCCGCTACCAGGCCCAGGCCGAGAAGGCCGGCGTTGACCCGCTGGGGCATTACATTCCGCCCTTCGCCTACGCCTACGTCCAGGTCCTGGGCCAGGCCGTGGAGGCCACCAAGAGTGTGGACCAGAAGAAGGTCGCCGACTACATCCGGGCGAACGAGTTCAACACCATCGTCGGCAAGGTGCGGTTCGCACCCAACGGTGAGTGGGCCAAGTCGCGCGTGCTCATGGTGCAGTTCCAGAACGTCAAGGGCAGCGACGTCGCCCAGTTCAAGAAGGCCGGCACGCGCGTGGTGCTCTACCCCGAGGAGTCGAAGTCCGGCACCCTGATCTATCCCTTCTCGAAGGTCCTGAAGTAGGAAGGGATCGCCCTCCGTCTCCGGGGGCCGCGCGCTGAGGCGCGGCCCCCGGCGCGTGGCGAGCGCCTCATGTTCTCCCTCGACCTGCTCCTGAACGCCATCGTGGCCGGCATCCTGATCGGCGGCTTCTACGCCGCCGTGAGCCTGGGCATCTCGGTCTCGTTCGGCCTCTTGGATGTCGTCAACATCGCGCACCCGTCCTTCGTCATCCTGGGCTCCTACACCGCCTACGCGATGAACCGCTTCTTCGGCTTCGACCCCCTCCTCACGGGATTGCTCTTCACCCCGATCTTCTATGCCCTCGGCGTGGTGGTGTACCGCCTCTATTACCTGGGTTTCGAGCGCAAGGGGGAGGAGTCGCTGCGCGGGCTGGTCTTCTTCTTCGGGGTGCTCTTCATCGTCGAGGTGGCGCTGCTCCTGGCCTACGGGGTGGACTACCGCATGATCGAGGCCGGCTACGTGGGCCAGTCCTTCCACATCGGCGTGGTGGGGATCGCCTTCCGCCTGCTCCTGCCCTGCCTCGTCGGGCTCATGATCACCGTGGCCCTGCATCTCTTCCTCTCGAAGACCTTCTACGGCCGGGCCATCAAGGCGGTGTCGCAGGACAGCCAGGCGCTCCGCCTCATGGGCGTCAACCCGGTGAAGATCAAGCGGATCGCCTTCGCCCTGTCCATCGCCACCGCGAGCCTGGCCGGCGCGCTCCTGATCCTCATCGGGCCGGTGGAGCCCTCCATCGGCCGGGAGTACATCGGGCGGGTCTTCGCCATCGTCGTGCTCGGCGGCATGGGCAGCATCAGCGGGACACTGGCGGCCTCCGTGATCCTCGGCGTGGTGGAGAGCCTCACCGCCACCTTCTCCGGGCCCAGCTGGGCCCCGGCCGTGTCCTTCGGGATCCTGCTCGTCGTCCTGGCGGTCAGGCCGGCCGGCCTCTTCGGGAGATAGGGCGTGAGGAAGACCGTTCCGCTCTGGGTCGTCCTGGGTGTGGTCGTGGCGGCGTTCCTGTTCACCCGCATGGGCGGGAACCGCTACATCTACTTCGCCGGCTACGTCGTCCTCCAGTACATCGTGCTCGCCACCGCGTGGAACGTGCTCGGGGGCTACACCGGCTACGTCAACTTCGGCACGGCGGCC is a window from the Candidatus Rokuibacteriota bacterium genome containing:
- a CDS encoding branched-chain amino acid ABC transporter permease, which codes for MFSLDLLLNAIVAGILIGGFYAAVSLGISVSFGLLDVVNIAHPSFVILGSYTAYAMNRFFGFDPLLTGLLFTPIFYALGVVVYRLYYLGFERKGEESLRGLVFFFGVLFIVEVALLLAYGVDYRMIEAGYVGQSFHIGVVGIAFRLLLPCLVGLMITVALHLFLSKTFYGRAIKAVSQDSQALRLMGVNPVKIKRIAFALSIATASLAGALLILIGPVEPSIGREYIGRVFAIVVLGGMGSISGTLAASVILGVVESLTATFSGPSWAPAVSFGILLVVLAVRPAGLFGR